Genomic window (Moraxella haemolytica):
ATGGCAAGTGCCACATCGATGTCTTTGGCAAGTTCATACATTTTTGGAACAACGCCTGATGTTGACAGTGTAACACGACGCTTAGACAAACCAAATGCATGGTCGTCTAGCATAAGCGACATACTGGCTACAACAGGTTCATAGTTAAGCAGCGGCTCTCCCATTCCCATCATGACGACATTAGTTACTCGGTTTTCACGCTCGGTAGGAGCAACATCTTCCATATAAGACTGATTAGCAACCCACAATTGACCGATAATCTCACTTGCTGTTAAGTCTCGCTCAAAACCTTGTTTTCCTGTACTACAAAAAGAACAATCAAGTGCACAGCCCACCTGTGATGAAATACACAAAGTCTTTCGTCCAAATTGCTTGCCGTCTTCTGCAGGAATCAGCACCGTCTCAACAAGCGAACCGCCCGCCACTTCAAACACCCATTTACGAGTGCCGTCATTGCTAAATTCTTTAAATTTTACCTTCGGTGGCACAATGCACGCTACTTCATTCAGCTTTTCTTGTAACTTCTCGGAAATATTAGTCATTTCAAAAAAGTCCACCACCCCAAATTGGTAAATCCACTTCATCACTTGGGTAGCACGAAATGGCTTTTCGCCAAGCGACACAAAAAACTCACCCAATGCCTCTTTGGACATACCAAGCAGATTGATTTTATTGGAAGTGATGTCTAATGAACCATCTTGATGTACAGGGATTTTACTCATGGGCTGTGCTGGCGTCATTGGCTATAAAATAATCATAAAAATGGCACATTATACTAAAATTTTTTAATAAAGTCATGAACTTTCAATATAAACAAATCCCCACCAACCTACTCATGGCAAAGCAGTTTGTAAATACGATTTATAAGCAATCAAAAAAACAGCTTACCAATCGGCAAGCTGTTTTGTGCAATGTATATCGGCAGATAAACTGCCCAACATTGATTAACGAGTGCGTGGGAAAATCTCGTCCGCACCAAAGAAGTAAGCGATTTCACGCTCAGCAGAAGCGATACTATCAGAACCGTGAGCAGCATTCTCATCAATACTTACAGCAAAGTCTGCACGGATAGTACCAGCAGCAGCTTCGGCTGGGTTGGTTGCACCTAGAATATCACGATGAGCCAAAACTGCGTTTTCGCCTTCTAGTACAGATACCACCACAGGACCTGAAGTCATGAATGCCACTAAATCATTAAAGAAACCACGCTCTTTATGCTCTGCATAAAACCCCTCTGCTTCTTCACGAGTTAGGTGCTTGTATTTCACAGCAACAGGCTTAAGACCTGCTTTTTCAAAGCGAGCAATGATGTCGCCGATGTGATTTTTACCAACTGCGTCTGGCTTGATGATAGATAAAGTGCGTTCGATTGCCATGATAAACTTCCTTACTATTGATAAAAGGGGAAAGATTTTACGAAAAGTTGTAAAATTTATTGTATTATAGCAAGCAAAATCAGATTTTGCATCTTTTTTATGCAAGTTTATTCGCCCCTTGTATCGGCAATTTATTGATGCCGACCTTATAGGCATGGGTATACCTTTGGCGGGTCTGCGATAAGCCAGTATGACAATATCCTTAAACTCCAGACTTAAAAAGCAAAGCATTTTTTATGAAAATCTGCTAAACTAAGCAGAATTTTTTTATTTGTAGAGAGTTTTTTATGGGCTTTAATTGTGGTATTGTCGGACTGCCTAATGTGGGCAAATCTACGCTGTTTAACGCATTGACCAAAGCAGGCATCGCTGCCGAGAACTTCCCCTTTTGCACCAAGGATCCAAACACAGGCATCGTTCCTGTGCCAGACCCTCGTTTAAAAGAATTATCCAAGATTGTCAACCCCGAAAGAGTTATCCCAACCTCTATGGAGTTTGTGGATATCGCAGGACTTGTGGCAGGTGCTTCTAAAGGCGAAGGTATGGGCAATCAGTTTCTCGCCAATATCCGTGAGACAGACGCCATCGCTCATGTCGTACGGTGCTTTGATGATGACAATGTCATTCATGTGGACGGACGAGTCAATCCCTTATCAGACATTGAAACCATCAACACCGAACTTGCTCTTGCTGACTTAGAAGCGGTAACACGAGCCATCACCAACCTTAGCAAAAAAGCCAAAGGTGGAGACAAGGACGCCCAAGCGATGTTGGCTGTCTTTAACAAAGTTGAGCCACTACTAGCAGATGGTAAACCTGCACGAATGGCAGGGCTTGATGATGATGAAAAGAAACTGATTAGAAGTTATGGACTGATTACCTTAAAACCAGTCATGTATATCGCTAATGTCAGCGAGGACGGCTTTGAAAATAACCCATATCTTGACCAAGTCAAAGAATTTGCCAAATCGGATAATGCAATAGTCGTGCCACTATGCAACCAAATCGAAGCAGAGATTGCCCAACTAGACGAAGACGAAAAGGCAGAGTTCTTAGAAGGCATGGGCATGAGTGAAGCTGGGCTTGACCGTGTGATTCGAGCAGGCTATGAACTACTCAAAATGCAAACCTACTTTACCGCAGGGGTTAAAGAAGTGCGTGCGTGGACAGTACCAATTGGAGCAACTGCACCGCAGGCAGCTGGCGTCATTCACACCGACTTTGAGCGAGGGTTTATTCGTGCTGAAGTCATCAGCTATGCTGACTTTATTGAGTATGGTGGCGAAAAAGGAGCGAGTGCCGCTGGTAAGAATCGCTTGGAGGGCAAAACCTATGTTGTCCAAGACGGCGATGTGATGCACTTTCGCTTTAATGTGTAAGCAGGCTTGATGTATTAGTAATGTTATTAAATAAGGGGGGGGTATTTGGATACACCCCTTATTTAATAGTAGAATCGGCAACAAAAACGACCAGTATCATTGCTAATTTGTCATTGAGAGCTGTTGCCATTTTGGGAAATTTTGTTACAATATAGCTATCGGTGATGAACCATCAATGAGCGATGGGACCACTTATTTTTAATCAATTAAGGTAAAAACATGAAAAAAATCATTCTACCAACCATGATGCTCGCCCTTGCTCTGACTGCCTGCGAACAAAAACCTGCTGAGCCTGTCACAGACAGTGAAGTTGCTGTAACCGATATCCATGATAAAGACCACTCTGATGATGAGCACGCTCACGATGAACATGCTCATGATGAGCATTCTCACGACCATGCAGGTCATGACCACCATCATCACGAAGGCGATCAATTCCAATGTGGCGATCAGACTGTACACATTGTCGTACATGAACACGAAGGAGAGATGGAAGCTCATCTCACTGCTGATGACATCGTCTATGACCTTAATCAAGACGACAAAGACAAAAAACGCTTTAATACCAACGAGGGTATCGAAGGCAACAATAAACCAATGACACTGGTGCTAGACGGCGACAAAGCTCAAATACTAAAAGCAGACAACAGCGCACTGCTTGACTGCACCAAGATTCACTCTTAATCGCTGTCATACCGCCAAGCCTACTTACTAGGCTTGGTTTTTTATTGTCTAATGTGTGTGCAGAATGCAATATTTTATGAAATTGATTGAAAATTATCACAATTTTATTCATAATACAGAATTTAAAGGCAGCCATCGCTTTTTATCTAATTTTAATGGATATACCCATGCACCAAGAAAAACCTGCAACCCGAGAGCAAAAAAAACGCCAAACCCGCCAAGCCTTTTTTAACGCTGTATTAGACTTGTGCATGATGGGACAAGGCTATAGCTCCATCAGCTTACGCCAAGTCACCCGTGAGGTAGGTGTAGTACCAACTGCTTTTTATCGTCATTTTGATGACATGGAAAGTTTGGGCAAGGCTTTGGTTGAAGATGAGCTTGGCTCAGCGATGGCACTACTGCGTGAGCATATGCAGCTAGGGAAAAAACGCAGTTTTGAAAGACAGATTGCCAAAAGTGTACAGCTATTCTTTAAGGCAGTAGATGCACAACCTAGATACTGGCAATTCATCGCCAGCGAGCGATTTGGTGGCTCAGAGGCGGTTCGTCATGCCATCAGTGAGCAAATTAAATACTTTGCCAAAATCATGGGCGATGATTTGGCGTTACAGCCTGCCTTTGAACACATCGGCAAAGAAGATCGTTATCTGTTGGCAGAGATTGGTGTCAATTTGTCTTTTTCTTGGATTATTGATTGGCTTGAACTTACCTATACACCAAACCTAGACGAAGATGGTGAACAGACTTTCACCCCCATAAACCTAGAAGAACAAAAAAACATCATGCTCCACCGTTGCACTCGTCAGATGCAAATACTCCTATATGGTGCGTATAATTGGAAATCGCATGAAGAAACGATTATCGGCGATTGATCAACCAATAGCCCGACCGCCGACTACTCTTTTATAGATTTGTACATAAAAATGACCGTGTTGCAACCGAAAATTTTAGGTTCAAAACCGCTTTAATCATCTTAATTTTATGCTAAAATAGTCAATTTTAGCATAAAATTACCTACCATGCCCTATTTACACCGACCTAAATCCCATCACAATCTCAAGAGCAATCAACTACTTCGTGTCATCTCTATCAATGTTAATGGTCTAAGAGCAGCCGAGAAAAAAGGGTTGTTTGACTGGCTAGCACAGTCCGAAGCAGATGTGGTATGTATGCAAGAAACACGCATTACACACGAACAATGGACGGATAAATTCAAACCAGACGGTTGGTATGCCCACCTATTTCCTGCTGAGCGTGCAGGTTATGCAGGCACCGCCATCTATAGTCG
Coding sequences:
- the rlmN gene encoding 23S rRNA (adenine(2503)-C(2))-methyltransferase RlmN is translated as MSKIPVHQDGSLDITSNKINLLGMSKEALGEFFVSLGEKPFRATQVMKWIYQFGVVDFFEMTNISEKLQEKLNEVACIVPPKVKFKEFSNDGTRKWVFEVAGGSLVETVLIPAEDGKQFGRKTLCISSQVGCALDCSFCSTGKQGFERDLTASEIIGQLWVANQSYMEDVAPTERENRVTNVVMMGMGEPLLNYEPVVASMSLMLDDHAFGLSKRRVTLSTSGVVPKMYELAKDIDVALAISLHAPNDSLRNELVPINKKYPLSELIAAAKAYVYDENPRHKKHVTIEYVMLQGVNDTDQHAHELVALLKDLPSKINLIPFNPFPHAPYDRSSNNRIHAFSNILNNAGFVCTIRQTRGDDIDAACGQLVGQVADRTRRAKKWQESIEKRQDKTKVSR
- the ndk gene encoding nucleoside-diphosphate kinase, producing MAIERTLSIIKPDAVGKNHIGDIIARFEKAGLKPVAVKYKHLTREEAEGFYAEHKERGFFNDLVAFMTSGPVVVSVLEGENAVLAHRDILGATNPAEAAAGTIRADFAVSIDENAAHGSDSIASAEREIAYFFGADEIFPRTR
- the ychF gene encoding redox-regulated ATPase YchF — encoded protein: MGFNCGIVGLPNVGKSTLFNALTKAGIAAENFPFCTKDPNTGIVPVPDPRLKELSKIVNPERVIPTSMEFVDIAGLVAGASKGEGMGNQFLANIRETDAIAHVVRCFDDDNVIHVDGRVNPLSDIETINTELALADLEAVTRAITNLSKKAKGGDKDAQAMLAVFNKVEPLLADGKPARMAGLDDDEKKLIRSYGLITLKPVMYIANVSEDGFENNPYLDQVKEFAKSDNAIVVPLCNQIEAEIAQLDEDEKAEFLEGMGMSEAGLDRVIRAGYELLKMQTYFTAGVKEVRAWTVPIGATAPQAAGVIHTDFERGFIRAEVISYADFIEYGGEKGASAAGKNRLEGKTYVVQDGDVMHFRFNV
- a CDS encoding TetR family transcriptional regulator: MHQEKPATREQKKRQTRQAFFNAVLDLCMMGQGYSSISLRQVTREVGVVPTAFYRHFDDMESLGKALVEDELGSAMALLREHMQLGKKRSFERQIAKSVQLFFKAVDAQPRYWQFIASERFGGSEAVRHAISEQIKYFAKIMGDDLALQPAFEHIGKEDRYLLAEIGVNLSFSWIIDWLELTYTPNLDEDGEQTFTPINLEEQKNIMLHRCTRQMQILLYGAYNWKSHEETIIGD